In the Geothermobacter ehrlichii genome, CGACCAGAATCCGCAGGCCGTCCGACGGTGCCGGCGGCTCGCCGGCGCGCTTGAGGCGGAGGCTTACGGATTCCGGTTTCATTTACGGGTTCTGGATGTAGGCGTCCTTGCGGGTATAGAACCACCAGTTGATGACCAGGCAGATGAAGTAGAAGATCGCGAAGCCGTAGAGCGCGTACTCCGGCGTGGTCGCCTTGATCTGCTCGCCGAACACCTTGGGAATGATGAAAGCGCCGTAGGCAGCAACCGCCGAGGTCCAGCCCAGCACCGGCCCGGCCTGCTCCTTGTCGAAGATGATCGCGATCGAGCGGAAGGTCGAACCGTTGCCGACTCCGGTGGCGGCGAACAGCACGATGAACAGGAGCAGGAAGGGCACGAAATAGTCCTCGGGGGTCGGCGAGGCGTAGGCGGCCTTCATGAAATAGGCGCAGCCCAGGGCCGAAACCACCATCACGATCGACACCCACTGGGTGACGATGGCGCCGCCGAGCTTGTCGGCTATCTTGCCGCCGACCGGGCGGATCAGGGCGCCGATGAAGGGTCCCATCCAGGCGAACATCAGGGCGCTGGGACCGTTCGGATTGGTGGTGTTGTGGGTCATCACCCCGTCGACCATGATGTGCGAGAAGCCGAAGATGACCTTGATCGACAGGGCGAAGGCCGCCGAATAGCCGATGAAGGAGCCGAAGGTCATGGTGTAGATGATGGTCATCGCCCAGGTGTGCTTGTTGCGGAAGATCCGGTACTGGCGGTTCAGGTTCTCGCGCAGCCCGCCGGTGGTCAGGAATTTCATCCCGTAGACGGTGGCGGCGATCACCAGCGGCAGCACGATCCACTTGCTCAGCAGTCCCAGCCCAACCGGGGGAGGCAGCATCAGATAGAGCCCGGCCGAGGCGGTGACGAAAGCGATTCCCAGCAGGCCGAGGATCATGGCGAAGCACTTCGGCGTCGAGGCCAGGTTCGGCGACACGGTTTCGGTGGTGATATTGTTCATGCCGAAGAAACTGGCGAAAGCAAGCGGCACCAGAAAGAGCAGCCAGACGAAGCCGGCGTTGTGAATGTAGGTTTCGGTGCCGGCCGGAATCTTGCCGATCAGGGTGCCGCTGGTGTTGATCAGGGTCTGAGGCTCGCCGCCGAAGATGCCGACGGTCATCACCAGCGGAATCAGGATCTGCATGGTGGTGACGCCGAAGTTGCCCAGTCCCGCGTTCAGACCGAGCGAGGTACCCTGAACCCGCTTGGGAAAGAAGAAGCTGATGTTCGACATCGACGAGGCGAAGTTGCCGCCGCCGATCCCAGACAGCAGGGCGAGCAGGTAGTAGACCTCGATCGGTGTGGACCGGTTCTGCAGGGCGAGTCCGGTGCCGATCGCCGGAATCATCAGCAGCGCCGTGGTCAGGAAGATGGTGTTGCGGCCGCCGGCGATGCGGATGAGAAAAGAGCTCGGAATCCGCAGGGTGGCTCCGGTCAGACCGGCGATGGCCGAAAGGGTGAAGAGCTGCGACTGGCTGAACGGATAGCCGAGGTTGATCATCTGAACGGTGATGATCCCCCAGTAGAGCCAGACAGCGAAGCCGCAGAGCAGGCTCGGTATCGAGATCCACAGGTTGCGGTTGGCGATCTTCTTGCCCTGGGAATTCCAGAACTGTTCGTCCTCGACATCCCACTTGTCCAGATTGATTGGCATGATGGTTACTCCTTGAAGGCGTCTTCAATAACGGTGAATTTGTCCTGTTCGATTTTCTTCATATCTTCAGGGTGTTTTTCGCGCATCAGTTTCTGCACCGTGAGATGCAGCCAGAGCAGACAGAACAGCGACAGAGCGCACATAAAAACCCAGCAGCTGGTCCACAGCCCGGTCCATTCGAGCAGGTAGCCGAAGATGATCGGACAGAAGAAGCCGCCCAGTCCCCCCAGCACCCCGACCATACCGCCGACCACGCCGACCTCGTCGGGGAAATAGTCGGGGATCAGCTTGTAGACTGCCGCCTTGCCGATCCCCCAGATACTGCCGAGCAGAATGATCAGGATGGCGAAGATCCAGACATTGGCCTGAAAGAAGATCCGGGTGACCCCCTTGGCCAGCAGCTCCTTCTTCTTCACCTTCTGACCGACCTCGACCACCGGCTCATGCCAGGCCTGCTTGGTCGGCAGGATCAGCATCTGATCGTCGTAGGTCTCCAGATCCCGCGGCTTGAGTTTCAGCCGGTAGGTCATGCCGTCGACCGTGATCGCTTCCGGACTGACTGCGGTGACTACACCGGCCCGCTTGGCCATCACCCCACGGCCCGGCGAATAGATTTCCATCTTCGGGATAATCACCAGGAAACTGATCACCACCGAGGCACCCAGCACCCAGTACATGACGGTCCGGCCGCCGAACAGGTCGGAAAGCCAGCCGCCCAGGGCCCGGATCACCCCGGAAGGGAGACTGAAGGCCGAGGCGAACAGCCCGGCGGTCACCAGCGGCAGATAGTAGACGTTGACGAAGTAGGGAACCAGCCACTGCGAGAAGGCGACAAAGCAGCCGAAAACCAGAAAGTAGTAGAGCCCGAAGCGCCAGACCCGGACATTCTTCAGCGGAGTCAGCATCTGGGTGAAGGTCTTGGTCGACGAGGCCGGTTTCTTGTTCTCGGAGAAGATGAAGAAGATCACCCCCATTGTCGCCAGCATGATGGCGTAGTAGACCGGCAGCTGCCGCCAGGCTTCGAGATTGGCGCCGTTGTCGGTCAGCCGGTTGAGAATGGTCGGGGCGAACAGGGTGGTCAGGGCCGCTCCGGCGTTGCCGGCGCCGAAGATTCCCAGCGCCGTTCCCTGGCGTTCGCGCGGGTACCAGACCGAGGAGAAGGCGATGCCGATGGAAAAGCTGACCCCGGCCAGACCGAAACCGAAGCTGCACAGGGCGAAGGTCCAGAAACTGTCGACCTTCGACAGCAGAAACATTGGTATGGCGCAGAGAAACAGCAGGGTGCCGTAGACCGGCTTGCCGCCGAACTTGTCGGTCAGCATCCCGGCCGGCAGGCGAAAGATCGAACCGGTCAGCACCGGAATCCCCATCAGCCAGCCGATCTCGACCGGCCCCCAGTCGAAAACCTGGTTGTCGGCCAGAAAGGTGACCAGCACGCCGTTGAACATCCAGGCGGCGAAACAGACCGTAAACGCCAGGGTGTTGAGAAACAGGACCTTGTGGGATGTGGCCGTTGCCTTTTGCTCCATCATAAAAAAAACCTTTTTAGTCTGTAATCAACAGAGTCGTCGATCTCGCGCAGCGGCCGGCCTCCCTCAGCCCTGGCGCATGCGACGGCGATACCAGACCACTACCTGGTAGGGACGACTCAGGTAGGTGACGGGCACGCTGACCACATGCACCAGGCGCGAGAAGGGGAAAACCGCCAGCAGCAGAAAACCGTTGAAGGCGTGCAGCTTGACCAGCGCCGGCATCACCGCCAGATATTGGACATCGGGCTGCAGCC is a window encoding:
- a CDS encoding MFS transporter codes for the protein MMEQKATATSHKVLFLNTLAFTVCFAAWMFNGVLVTFLADNQVFDWGPVEIGWLMGIPVLTGSIFRLPAGMLTDKFGGKPVYGTLLFLCAIPMFLLSKVDSFWTFALCSFGFGLAGVSFSIGIAFSSVWYPRERQGTALGIFGAGNAGAALTTLFAPTILNRLTDNGANLEAWRQLPVYYAIMLATMGVIFFIFSENKKPASSTKTFTQMLTPLKNVRVWRFGLYYFLVFGCFVAFSQWLVPYFVNVYYLPLVTAGLFASAFSLPSGVIRALGGWLSDLFGGRTVMYWVLGASVVISFLVIIPKMEIYSPGRGVMAKRAGVVTAVSPEAITVDGMTYRLKLKPRDLETYDDQMLILPTKQAWHEPVVEVGQKVKKKELLAKGVTRIFFQANVWIFAILIILLGSIWGIGKAAVYKLIPDYFPDEVGVVGGMVGVLGGLGGFFCPIIFGYLLEWTGLWTSCWVFMCALSLFCLLWLHLTVQKLMREKHPEDMKKIEQDKFTVIEDAFKE
- a CDS encoding MFS transporter; translation: MPINLDKWDVEDEQFWNSQGKKIANRNLWISIPSLLCGFAVWLYWGIITVQMINLGYPFSQSQLFTLSAIAGLTGATLRIPSSFLIRIAGGRNTIFLTTALLMIPAIGTGLALQNRSTPIEVYYLLALLSGIGGGNFASSMSNISFFFPKRVQGTSLGLNAGLGNFGVTTMQILIPLVMTVGIFGGEPQTLINTSGTLIGKIPAGTETYIHNAGFVWLLFLVPLAFASFFGMNNITTETVSPNLASTPKCFAMILGLLGIAFVTASAGLYLMLPPPVGLGLLSKWIVLPLVIAATVYGMKFLTTGGLRENLNRQYRIFRNKHTWAMTIIYTMTFGSFIGYSAAFALSIKVIFGFSHIMVDGVMTHNTTNPNGPSALMFAWMGPFIGALIRPVGGKIADKLGGAIVTQWVSIVMVVSALGCAYFMKAAYASPTPEDYFVPFLLLFIVLFAATGVGNGSTFRSIAIIFDKEQAGPVLGWTSAVAAYGAFIIPKVFGEQIKATTPEYALYGFAIFYFICLVINWWFYTRKDAYIQNP